One segment of Candidatus Neomarinimicrobiota bacterium DNA contains the following:
- the alaS gene encoding alanine--tRNA ligase yields MKSSKQIRNEFLEFFKGKGHEIVKSSPVIPQNDPTLLFTNAGMNQFKTIFLNLEKPKYKRVANAQKCIRVSGKHNDLEEVGKDTYHHTFFEMLGNWSFGDYYKREAIQWAWELVTEVWNLDKKRLWATVYKGDEEAERLWKEVTDISPERVLRFGEKDNFWEMGETGPCGPCSEIHYYIGDMPESQSAEKINSGDPEYIEIWNLVFIQYNRVEDGLLTPLPMKHIDTGAGLERIVAIIQGKKSNYDTDLFKPLIDAIEDITGVKYNEENGVSHRVISDHVRMLSFAIADGGLPSNEGRGYVIRRILRRAARFGRIIGMHQPFIYRLVDILADIMGDVYPEVRERTDHIKRVIKYEEELFNEALDRGLNLFTSIVEKTKSSGGKIINGEDVFKLYDTYGFPVDLTKLMAEEEGLTIDENGFNKMLEEQRERGRAYSSFQDKYDMKKIDWVYVSGVADSEFIGYENIECEAQIVRYHFSGDTAYLVLDKTPFYPESGGQVGDKGVIEGKGFIIEVNDTKKANDSIIHIGKLKQGERKIDDNKVIAKVNKELRDATKRNHTATHLLHRALIITLGEHVHQAGSLVEPERLRFDFTHYEKLTDEQIEKIEDIVNRIILENRKVIKTYKKFDEAKKDDVIALFGEKYDEIVRVVEVEGFSKELCGGTHVDYTGEVGYFKILSETSVAAGVRRIEAVTGMESVKVSRTYSKIIKSLEEKFGISHKELIKRVEKLIEENKALKKRGIGLINTDDLKIKEVDKQNLGELTVVSKYFYELDERMLMEIADKIREENRNCIGILGTIIDGKPKAVVTITDDVISKYKIKAGDIAKEIGSIMGGGGGGKSHIATAGGREPSLIHKALKKSIDIIREVLDKN; encoded by the coding sequence ATGAAAAGTTCAAAACAAATCAGAAATGAGTTCTTGGAATTTTTTAAAGGAAAAGGGCATGAAATTGTAAAAAGTTCACCTGTTATACCGCAAAATGATCCCACCTTACTTTTTACAAATGCAGGGATGAATCAATTCAAGACAATATTTTTAAACCTCGAGAAACCGAAATATAAAAGAGTTGCAAATGCACAGAAATGCATACGTGTAAGTGGAAAACACAACGATCTAGAAGAGGTAGGAAAGGATACATACCATCATACATTTTTTGAAATGCTTGGTAACTGGTCATTTGGTGATTACTATAAAAGGGAAGCCATACAATGGGCGTGGGAGCTTGTAACAGAGGTATGGAACCTTGATAAAAAGAGATTGTGGGCTACCGTATATAAAGGTGATGAAGAAGCCGAGCGCCTTTGGAAAGAAGTTACAGATATATCACCTGAAAGGGTTTTAAGATTTGGAGAAAAGGATAACTTTTGGGAAATGGGAGAGACAGGTCCATGTGGACCCTGTTCGGAAATTCACTACTATATTGGTGACATGCCTGAGTCGCAAAGTGCTGAGAAAATAAACTCCGGTGATCCAGAGTATATAGAAATATGGAATCTAGTTTTTATTCAATATAATAGAGTGGAAGATGGTTTATTAACTCCATTGCCTATGAAGCATATTGACACTGGTGCTGGACTGGAACGAATAGTTGCGATAATCCAGGGGAAAAAATCAAACTATGATACGGATCTGTTTAAGCCATTGATTGATGCGATAGAAGACATTACGGGAGTTAAATATAACGAAGAGAATGGTGTGTCACATCGTGTTATCTCTGACCATGTGAGGATGCTTTCATTCGCAATAGCCGATGGTGGATTACCTTCTAATGAAGGTAGAGGGTACGTTATAAGGAGAATACTAAGGAGGGCAGCTCGTTTTGGAAGAATTATTGGTATGCATCAGCCATTTATCTATAGACTGGTTGATATACTTGCCGATATAATGGGTGACGTTTATCCTGAAGTAAGGGAAAGAACTGACCATATTAAGCGTGTTATAAAATATGAAGAAGAGCTGTTTAACGAGGCTCTTGATAGAGGTTTGAATCTTTTTACAAGTATAGTTGAAAAAACAAAAAGTTCAGGTGGAAAGATTATAAATGGGGAAGACGTATTTAAACTTTATGATACATACGGATTTCCTGTCGATCTAACAAAATTGATGGCAGAGGAAGAAGGTTTAACTATTGATGAAAATGGTTTTAATAAGATGCTTGAAGAACAGAGGGAACGTGGTAGAGCATATTCTTCTTTTCAGGATAAATATGATATGAAGAAAATTGATTGGGTTTATGTTTCAGGTGTAGCAGATTCAGAATTTATCGGATATGAAAATATAGAATGTGAAGCTCAAATTGTAAGGTACCATTTTAGTGGTGATACTGCGTATCTAGTATTAGATAAAACTCCTTTTTATCCAGAGTCAGGTGGTCAAGTTGGAGATAAAGGTGTAATTGAAGGTAAAGGTTTTATCATTGAAGTAAACGATACAAAGAAAGCAAATGATTCTATAATCCACATAGGAAAACTAAAGCAAGGTGAAAGAAAAATTGATGATAACAAAGTTATAGCTAAGGTTAATAAGGAATTAAGAGATGCAACAAAGAGGAATCATACTGCTACTCATTTACTCCATCGTGCTCTGATAATAACTCTTGGAGAGCATGTTCATCAGGCTGGTTCGCTTGTTGAACCTGAAAGGTTACGCTTTGATTTTACACATTATGAAAAACTAACTGATGAACAAATAGAAAAAATTGAAGATATAGTGAACCGTATTATTTTAGAAAATAGAAAAGTGATAAAAACATATAAAAAGTTTGATGAAGCAAAAAAAGATGATGTAATTGCTCTTTTCGGTGAAAAATATGATGAAATCGTTAGGGTAGTTGAAGTTGAGGGTTTTAGCAAAGAACTTTGCGGAGGTACTCATGTGGACTATACGGGGGAAGTTGGATATTTTAAAATTTTAAGTGAGACATCTGTTGCTGCTGGAGTAAGAAGAATTGAAGCTGTAACAGGCATGGAATCAGTAAAAGTATCAAGAACTTATAGCAAGATTATAAAGTCGCTGGAAGAAAAATTTGGAATTTCCCATAAAGAACTAATAAAAAGAGTGGAAAAACTTATCGAAGAAAATAAAGCCCTAAAGAAGAGGGGGATAGGGTTAATCAATACCGATGATTTGAAAATAAAAGAAGTAGACAAACAGAATTTGGGAGAATTAACAGTTGTAAGTAAATATTTTTATGAATTAGATGAGAGAATGCTAATGGAAATAGCCGACAAAATAAGAGAAGAAAATAGAAATTGCATTGGTATACTTGGAACTATTATAGACGGTAAACCAAAAGCTGTAGTAACTATTACAGACGATGTTATAAGTAAATATAAAATAAAAGCTGGTGACATTGCCAAGGAAATTGGTAGCATTATGGGTGGTGGAGGAGGTGGTAAATCTCATATCGCAACAGCTGGCGGAAGAGAACCAAGTTTAATTCACAAAGCGCTGAAAAAATCAATAGATATAATAAGAGAAGTTTTAGATAAAAATTGA
- the gcvPB gene encoding aminomethyl-transferring glycine dehydrogenase subunit GcvPB, whose protein sequence is MEKLIFEYSKEGKIGYSLPEFDYKEVEQLIPDEYLRIKEAELPEVSEPEVVRHFIKLSTLNHHVDKDFYPLGSCTMKYNPKINEKLASLSGFTELHPLQDESSVQGALQIMYELEKYLCEITGMNSATLQPAAGSHGELTGVMIMKKYHNKKGENREYILVPDSAHGTNPSSVSSCGFKALSLKTDENGMVDLEDLKEKMNENVAGLMLTNPNTLGIFEENVEKLSEIVHSYDGIMYMDGANLNALLGIVRPGDMGFDIVHINLHKTFSTPHGGGGPGSGPIAVSKRLEKFLPVPRIVLKNGKYSFDYNRPDSIGKVLSFYGNFGIIVRAYVYIRMMGIEGLKKASKNAIINANYLKEKIKKYYEVPYDRPCMHEFVASGKNLKRYGVRTLDIAKRILDFGMHAPTIYFPLIVPEALMIEPAETESKETLDRFIDVMIKIRKEAEENPDLLHEAPHNTPVSRVNDLKANKELKVNWYKDKGGEL, encoded by the coding sequence ATGGAAAAATTAATTTTTGAATATTCAAAAGAGGGTAAAATTGGTTATTCTTTACCGGAATTTGACTACAAAGAAGTAGAACAACTTATTCCTGATGAGTACTTACGTATTAAGGAGGCAGAATTACCTGAAGTATCTGAGCCAGAAGTTGTTAGACACTTTATTAAACTATCAACTTTGAATCATCATGTGGATAAAGATTTTTATCCGTTAGGTTCCTGTACAATGAAATATAACCCTAAAATTAATGAAAAACTTGCTTCCTTATCCGGATTTACAGAGTTACATCCACTTCAAGACGAATCTTCAGTTCAGGGAGCTTTGCAAATAATGTATGAACTGGAAAAATATTTGTGTGAAATTACTGGGATGAATTCTGCTACATTGCAACCGGCGGCGGGCTCACATGGAGAACTAACAGGCGTTATGATAATGAAAAAATATCATAACAAGAAAGGAGAGAATAGAGAATATATTCTGGTTCCTGACTCTGCCCATGGGACAAATCCATCCAGTGTTAGCTCATGTGGTTTTAAAGCATTATCGCTCAAGACTGATGAAAATGGAATGGTCGATCTGGAAGATTTGAAAGAAAAAATGAATGAGAATGTAGCCGGTTTAATGTTGACAAATCCGAATACACTTGGAATTTTTGAAGAAAATGTTGAAAAACTCTCAGAGATCGTACACTCCTATGATGGTATAATGTATATGGACGGAGCAAATCTTAACGCTTTACTCGGTATTGTGAGACCCGGTGATATGGGATTTGATATTGTTCATATTAATCTTCACAAAACTTTTTCCACACCTCATGGTGGTGGAGGACCGGGTAGTGGTCCGATTGCTGTATCAAAGAGACTTGAAAAATTTCTACCTGTTCCTCGGATTGTTCTAAAAAATGGTAAATACAGTTTTGACTATAATAGACCTGATTCCATAGGTAAAGTTTTATCATTTTATGGAAATTTCGGAATAATTGTAAGGGCTTATGTCTATATAAGGATGATGGGAATTGAGGGATTAAAAAAGGCATCCAAAAATGCTATAATAAATGCTAATTATTTAAAAGAAAAGATAAAAAAATATTATGAGGTTCCCTATGATAGACCATGTATGCATGAATTTGTCGCATCAGGAAAGAATTTAAAGAGGTATGGAGTTAGGACACTTGATATAGCTAAACGAATACTGGATTTTGGTATGCATGCACCGACGATCTATTTCCCTTTAATAGTGCCTGAGGCTTTAATGATAGAGCCGGCTGAAACTGAGAGCAAAGAGACACTTGATAGATTTATTGACGTTATGATTAAAATCAGAAAAGAGGCAGAGGAAAATCCTGATTTACTTCATGAAGCACCTCATAATACCCCTGTCAGTAGGGTAAACGATCTAAAGGCAAATAAGGAATTGAAGGTCAATTGGTATAAAGATAAAGGTGGTGAATTATGA
- a CDS encoding DNA-binding protein: MKYKKSGNVYIVKIDKGESVIEKLMEFAENEEIVSGKISGIGAIFDPVLSYFDVSKKEYRTKEFHGEYEMASCLGNIALKDGEVFVHLHVVLSDGDFKTIGGHLNSAKISGAGEFFIIPTIEINRKYDDNVGLFIWDL; the protein is encoded by the coding sequence ATGAAATATAAAAAAAGTGGAAATGTATACATAGTGAAGATTGATAAGGGTGAATCAGTTATTGAGAAACTTATGGAATTTGCAGAAAATGAAGAGATTGTCAGTGGTAAAATTTCAGGTATTGGTGCTATTTTTGATCCTGTATTGTCCTATTTTGATGTAAGTAAGAAAGAATATAGAACAAAGGAATTCCATGGGGAATATGAAATGGCATCATGTCTGGGAAATATCGCTTTGAAAGATGGAGAGGTTTTTGTTCATTTACATGTTGTCCTTTCAGATGGTGATTTCAAAACGATAGGAGGTCATCTTAATTCTGCGAAAATTTCAGGTGCGGGTGAATTTTTTATCATTCCAACTATTGAAATAAATAGAAAATACGATGATAATGTTGGTCTTTTTATATGGGATTTATAA
- a CDS encoding RidA family protein, whose translation MCSKKIVKTDKAPSAIGPYSQAVISNNFIFTAGQIPINPETGRIVDGGFKEQVRQVLENIKAIIEAAGSNIENIVKLTVYLTDLSFFGELNEVFNEYFSDNPPARSAMQVSRLPKEAMIEIDAVVTLK comes from the coding sequence ATGTGTTCAAAAAAGATAGTAAAGACAGATAAGGCTCCTTCTGCAATAGGTCCTTACAGTCAGGCAGTAATTTCAAATAATTTTATTTTTACTGCTGGGCAGATTCCAATTAATCCAGAGACAGGCAGGATCGTTGATGGTGGTTTTAAAGAACAGGTTAGGCAAGTTCTAGAGAATATAAAAGCAATTATAGAAGCTGCAGGTAGCAATATAGAGAATATTGTTAAATTAACGGTATATTTGACTGACCTTAGCTTTTTTGGAGAATTAAATGAGGTCTTTAATGAATATTTTTCTGATAATCCACCTGCAAGGTCAGCTATGCAGGTTTCACGTTTACCAAAAGAGGCTATGATAGAAATAGATGCAGTTGTAACTCTCAAATAG
- a CDS encoding diacylglycerol kinase family lipid kinase, translated as MKKKFAIIVNPIAGRGRTLKKLKVLKSLTDNAKYADFDFYFTEYPQHATQIAEAIHKNYDAVLAFGGDGTANEVMNGLIGTDTPFGIIPQGTGNDFARSMKMSFDIKETIEKILKFNTRKIDIGSIGDKFFLNGVGIGFDGYVSHVAKKIKILKGPIIYFTTILYCMLVWKAIPIHLEIDGKHYGKMHVFLLAVGNGNYIGGGLKLTPNAVVDDENFDICKIDNLPIFKVIFNLFRLKDGTIERIKEVSILRGKSLLIRSHLNLPIHYDGELFQSQGKDVKITIYPKSALVISG; from the coding sequence TTGAAGAAGAAATTTGCGATAATTGTAAATCCAATTGCAGGGCGAGGAAGGACGTTAAAAAAATTGAAAGTATTAAAATCTCTAACTGACAATGCGAAATATGCGGATTTCGATTTCTATTTTACCGAATATCCACAGCATGCCACACAAATAGCTGAGGCAATACACAAGAATTATGACGCAGTACTTGCGTTTGGTGGAGATGGAACTGCTAATGAGGTTATGAATGGGCTCATAGGTACAGATACCCCATTTGGAATAATTCCTCAGGGAACTGGTAATGATTTTGCTCGCAGTATGAAAATGAGTTTTGATATAAAAGAGACTATTGAAAAGATATTAAAATTTAACACAAGAAAAATAGACATTGGTAGTATCGGAGATAAATTTTTCTTAAATGGTGTTGGAATCGGATTTGATGGATACGTAAGCCACGTAGCAAAGAAGATAAAAATACTAAAAGGTCCAATAATATATTTTACAACCATATTATATTGCATGCTGGTATGGAAAGCCATTCCCATTCACCTTGAAATAGATGGTAAACATTACGGGAAGATGCATGTCTTCCTTCTTGCAGTAGGCAATGGAAATTATATTGGCGGGGGCTTGAAACTTACTCCAAATGCAGTTGTAGATGATGAAAATTTTGACATTTGTAAGATCGATAACCTTCCAATATTTAAAGTCATTTTCAACCTATTTCGCCTTAAAGATGGGACAATAGAAAGAATAAAAGAAGTTAGCATTCTAAGAGGTAAGAGTTTGTTGATAAGAAGTCATCTGAATTTACCAATACATTATGATGGTGAGCTATTCCAGAGCCAGGGTAAAGATGTAAAAATAACCATTTATCCAAAATCGGCACTTGTAATTTCAGGATGA
- a CDS encoding sodium-dependent transporter — protein sequence MERERWSSKVGFVLASAGSAIGLGNIWKFPYLVGENGGAAFIFIYLLSVCIIGLPVLIAEILIGRTAQRNPVGSFRVLTNGNKFWTLVGYMGIFAGFIILSYYNIIAGWSFGYFIESFRGSFNKLITPDQASEYFKILSNNPLWTLLYHAIFMAFSTIIIFFGIKKGIEKSAKIMMPLLFILIIVLVIRGVTLIGSREGVNYLIKIDLHRIDSKTFLMALGQAFFSLSLGMGALMTYGSYMSKEDNLPSSALNIVLLDTLVALVSGFMIFPALFAMGQEPNQGIALIFYILPVIFNSIPGGYIFRIFFFLLLSLAALTSTISLFEVVTSFAIDELKANRKKCVILIGLLVFVIGIPSGLSFSVFKNFKIFGMTFFEFFDFIAANILLPTGGILISVFIGWYWGKEKAIRYLIQGVKRFPEPLLNCWFIVVKYLAPVLILLVFFTGLGIL from the coding sequence ATGGAAAGGGAAAGATGGTCTTCCAAGGTTGGATTTGTGCTTGCTTCAGCTGGTTCAGCAATAGGTCTTGGAAATATCTGGAAATTTCCATATTTGGTGGGTGAAAATGGAGGGGCTGCATTTATATTTATATATTTGTTGAGTGTTTGTATAATTGGTCTCCCAGTTCTAATTGCGGAGATTTTGATTGGTAGAACTGCTCAGAGAAATCCAGTTGGAAGTTTTCGAGTTTTAACAAACGGAAATAAATTCTGGACATTAGTAGGCTATATGGGAATTTTTGCTGGCTTTATAATATTAAGCTATTACAATATTATAGCTGGTTGGAGTTTCGGTTATTTTATAGAATCTTTTCGTGGTTCTTTTAACAAACTTATAACCCCAGATCAGGCTTCAGAGTATTTTAAAATTTTAAGTAATAATCCCCTTTGGACGCTTTTATATCATGCCATCTTTATGGCATTCTCTACAATCATAATTTTCTTTGGTATTAAGAAGGGAATAGAAAAATCAGCAAAGATAATGATGCCACTTTTATTTATCTTGATTATTGTATTGGTAATAAGAGGCGTAACATTGATTGGATCAAGAGAAGGTGTAAACTACCTGATAAAGATAGATTTGCATCGTATAGATAGTAAAACCTTTTTAATGGCGCTAGGACAGGCTTTTTTCTCATTAAGCCTTGGAATGGGGGCGTTGATGACCTATGGTAGCTACATGTCTAAGGAAGATAATTTACCTTCTTCGGCTTTAAATATTGTTCTACTAGATACTCTTGTAGCACTTGTATCAGGATTTATGATTTTCCCCGCACTTTTTGCAATGGGACAGGAGCCAAATCAGGGGATCGCTCTAATATTTTATATATTACCTGTTATATTTAATTCCATACCAGGTGGGTATATATTCAGAATATTTTTCTTTCTATTACTTTCCCTTGCAGCTCTTACATCAACAATATCACTATTTGAGGTGGTAACATCATTTGCAATAGACGAACTGAAAGCAAATAGGAAAAAATGTGTGATCCTCATTGGGTTATTAGTTTTTGTTATTGGTATTCCAAGTGGCTTGTCTTTCAGTGTATTCAAAAATTTTAAGATTTTTGGAATGACATTTTTTGAGTTTTTTGATTTTATTGCAGCAAATATATTATTGCCGACAGGCGGGATATTGATATCAGTTTTTATTGGTTGGTATTGGGGTAAAGAAAAGGCTATAAGGTATCTAATACAGGGAGTTAAGAGGTTTCCAGAGCCTCTGCTGAATTGCTGGTTTATAGTAGTCAAATATCTTGCTCCTGTTTTAATACTCCTTGTATTTTTTACAGGCTTGGGTATATTATGA
- the vanZ gene encoding VanZ family protein yields MKKYFPCILVLIIIFILFHSPLVCNQRDKWLAFDKYQHLTASFFLVTANYYFFNRYNDYSSQNAKKYSAIVTFNIGLLKEFYDRYYKKTYFSRKDLVIDMVGIGLALIFVNNL; encoded by the coding sequence ATGAAAAAGTATTTCCCTTGCATCCTGGTATTAATCATCATTTTTATTCTTTTTCATAGTCCGCTGGTTTGTAATCAACGGGATAAATGGTTAGCTTTTGACAAATATCAGCATTTGACAGCTTCATTCTTCTTAGTGACGGCTAACTATTATTTTTTTAACAGGTATAATGATTATTCTTCTCAAAACGCAAAGAAATATTCAGCTATAGTTACTTTTAATATTGGATTATTAAAAGAATTTTATGATAGGTACTATAAAAAAACTTATTTCAGTAGAAAGGATTTAGTTATTGATATGGTTGGAATTGGATTGGCTTTGATATTTGTTAATAACTTATGA
- a CDS encoding PHP domain-containing protein: MNSEIEYVGCIHIHTIYSDGSGNYEDIISKGIEANLDYLMFSDHMTLQPKRDGYGGWYNGLFVIVGYEINDKDDRHHFLAFGIDEELPKDLSHEEYIERVKALGGLGIVAHPFEERDIEHALPGYPPAPWGNLDYKGIETIEIWNMMSHWMEKTTIRNKYWNAIHPRSFSTFPKKNLLQWWDNVNKVRKVTGIGSVDAHAIKVKVLGLFSKSIFDYKIMFKSIRTHLLLDKPISKEKSIKENEKLIFNAIKNGRCFISNYRRGDARGFRFWAENEGNIYHMGDRVISNDVTLKAILPDKAVCKVIKDGKVFYKNEINTLNLDVPSGIYRLEVEKEGRGWIYTNHIKVIGNFER; this comes from the coding sequence ATGAATAGTGAAATAGAATATGTAGGTTGCATACATATCCATACTATTTATTCCGACGGTTCAGGGAATTATGAAGATATTATTAGCAAAGGGATAGAAGCGAACCTTGATTATCTTATGTTTTCTGACCATATGACATTACAACCCAAAAGAGATGGTTATGGTGGCTGGTATAATGGTCTTTTTGTAATTGTAGGGTATGAAATTAATGATAAAGATGATAGACATCACTTTCTTGCTTTTGGTATTGATGAAGAGTTGCCGAAAGATCTATCTCACGAGGAATATATTGAAAGGGTTAAAGCCTTAGGTGGATTGGGTATTGTTGCTCATCCTTTTGAAGAAAGAGATATTGAACATGCATTACCTGGTTATCCGCCGGCACCATGGGGAAATCTTGATTATAAAGGAATAGAAACAATAGAAATCTGGAATATGATGTCTCACTGGATGGAGAAAACAACTATAAGGAATAAATACTGGAATGCGATTCATCCTCGAAGTTTTTCTACATTTCCTAAAAAGAACCTGCTTCAGTGGTGGGATAATGTAAATAAAGTTAGGAAAGTAACAGGAATCGGTTCTGTTGATGCACATGCAATTAAAGTAAAAGTACTGGGACTTTTTTCTAAATCAATTTTCGATTATAAAATAATGTTTAAATCAATTCGCACTCATCTATTGCTCGATAAGCCAATTTCAAAAGAAAAGTCCATAAAGGAAAATGAAAAGTTGATTTTTAATGCAATAAAAAATGGTAGATGTTTTATATCAAACTATAGACGAGGTGACGCCAGGGGATTCAGGTTTTGGGCTGAAAATGAAGGCAATATTTATCATATGGGTGATAGGGTAATAAGTAATGATGTAACGCTTAAAGCAATATTACCAGATAAAGCCGTTTGTAAAGTCATAAAAGATGGGAAAGTGTTTTATAAAAATGAAATAAATACGTTAAATTTGGATGTACCTAGTGGTATTTATCGGCTCGAAGTGGAAAAGGAAGGAAGAGGCTGGATTTATACAAATCATATAAAGGTAATTGGAAATTTTGAAAGGTGA
- a CDS encoding amidophosphoribosyltransferase, translating to MCGIAAVYGNQDASNLVYLCLYALQHRGQEAAGIVSCNGERLHIIKDFGLVSEVFDTQEKFGILKGNIAVGHVRYSTHGEATLLNVQPLVFNYKGHNIAIAHNGNLVNLKKLKKELEDNGAIFQTTSDTEFIIHLMAQSKGDTIEERLINALRRVEGAYSLLIIVDDRLFAIRDKYGFRPLCMGKLGNSVVFASETCAFDLIGANYERDVYPGEMIIVDSTKVRSIQFEKPIPHYCIFEYVYFSRPDSKIFGENVDKARRKLGKISALESPVKNADIVFSIPDSSNTIALGYAQKSGIRFDIGLIRNHYIGRTFIHPHQTIRDFSVKVKFNTIAGIIKDKVCVVVDDSIVRGTTLKKLVSLIKKENPKEVHIRIGSPPIRFPCYYGMDFPSQEELIAFKKTVNEIKEYLEVDSLEYLSVKGLLDAMSFPPEDFCTACFTGDYIIPITEYKKSKEDI from the coding sequence ATGTGTGGGATAGCAGCTGTTTATGGTAATCAAGATGCGTCAAATCTTGTATACCTCTGTCTATACGCATTGCAACATAGAGGGCAGGAAGCGGCAGGAATAGTATCATGTAATGGTGAAAGACTCCATATAATTAAAGATTTTGGGCTTGTTTCTGAAGTATTTGATACTCAAGAAAAATTTGGAATTCTTAAAGGTAATATTGCTGTAGGACATGTAAGATATTCCACCCATGGGGAAGCCACTTTATTGAATGTACAGCCATTAGTTTTTAATTATAAAGGGCACAATATTGCAATAGCTCATAATGGTAATCTTGTAAATCTTAAAAAGTTAAAAAAAGAACTTGAAGATAATGGAGCTATATTTCAAACAACAAGTGATACTGAATTTATAATACATTTAATGGCTCAGTCAAAGGGTGACACGATTGAAGAAAGACTGATAAATGCATTGAGAAGAGTTGAAGGAGCCTACTCTTTACTTATAATTGTTGATGATAGATTATTTGCCATTAGAGACAAGTATGGGTTTAGACCATTATGTATGGGAAAATTAGGCAATTCGGTAGTTTTTGCTTCAGAAACCTGTGCTTTTGATCTTATCGGTGCAAATTATGAGAGAGATGTCTATCCTGGGGAAATGATTATCGTTGATTCAACAAAAGTAAGGTCAATTCAGTTTGAGAAACCAATACCCCATTACTGTATTTTTGAATATGTATACTTTTCACGTCCTGATAGTAAGATATTCGGTGAGAACGTAGATAAAGCAAGAAGAAAACTTGGTAAAATATCCGCATTGGAAAGTCCGGTTAAAAATGCTGATATAGTATTTTCAATACCTGACTCGAGTAATACCATAGCACTTGGGTATGCTCAAAAGTCTGGTATCAGGTTTGATATAGGATTAATAAGGAATCATTATATAGGTCGAACATTTATCCACCCACATCAGACAATTAGAGATTTTTCTGTTAAAGTAAAATTCAATACCATCGCTGGTATAATAAAGGATAAAGTTTGTGTTGTAGTAGATGATTCTATTGTTCGTGGTACAACATTGAAGAAATTGGTTTCCCTTATAAAAAAAGAGAATCCAAAAGAAGTACATATTCGTATAGGTTCACCTCCAATAAGATTTCCTTGTTATTACGGTATGGATTTTCCATCTCAAGAGGAGTTAATAGCATTTAAAAAAACGGTTAATGAGATTAAAGAATATCTTGAAGTTGATTCACTTGAATATTTGAGTGTGAAAGGTTTACTTGATGCGATGTCATTTCCTCCTGAGGATTTTTGTACTGCATGTTTTACAGGTGATTATATTATTCCAATAACTGAATATAAGAAAAGTAAGGAAGATATATGA